The genome window AGAGGACCCGGAGTAATCTCCGGGTCATTCGTATAAGGCATCCCGCAGTTTGGTAGACATACGTGATTCTTTGGAAGAAGACTTCAGGATCGTTCTGCGCAGCGTCAGGTTACTTGCCTGCAGTCGCTCCGCTTCTGCGAAAAGTTCTGCAAATAAGGCCTGCGCCGCTTCATCCAGTGATGCCTGCTCTTTCAGGCTTTCATATCGTTCTTGAAGTGATGTTAATACTTCACTCATCGTAAACACCTCTTTTCCATAACTCCTAGTAACAGCTGCCGGAACCAACGGCTTAACATTCCATATAGTAACACAAAGCTGCACAGATTAGTTCTGGCTCTTACCAAAGATTTTGTGGTACTCTGTAATGGTCGCTTTTTTTGTTGAATCCCGTATGTGAGAGGAGTAGCAGCACCGTGCAAACAGGACGTATTACCGTAATTACTGGACCCATGTTCAGTGAAAAGTCCGGTGAACTCATTCGCCGTTGTCAGAAATTAATTCAATTTGGCCGTAAAAAGGTGGTAGCCTACAAACCAGCCGAGGATGATCGGTTTGCCCAAGATGAAATCGTGAGCCGAATTGGTTATCGATTGCCTGCTCATTCCATTCCCCGGCAATTAACCCCGGAATCCGTAGAAATGATCCTGAATCAAACCATAGATGCTGATGTTGTTGCATTTGATGAAGTACAATTTTTCAGCAGTGCCATCATGGAACTGGTCTCGGAGCTAGCCTATTGTGGCAAACATGTTATTGTGGACGGACTTAATATGGATTACCGTGGTAAGGAATTCGGATATATCGGCGGTTTGCTTGCCATGGCAGATGACATTGAGAAACTCTCGGCTTTCTGTGCCGTATGTGGTAGCCCGGATGCTGCCTTTACGCAACGTATCGTCAATGGGGAACCCGTTACCTTGGGTCCGGTTGTCATGATCGGCGATTCGGAAGCTTACGAGCCGCGCTGTCGTTGCTGCTTCATTCCTCCTCACAAAGTTGAATGCTCATCATAGTTTCTAAATGATCTCTAAGATCCTCCAAAAAGCCCTTTTTGGGCTTTTTTTGATTATCGCAGCGAACTTTTGCACAAAAAAGCACCGCTTTGCAGCGATGCTTACAGGATCACTTCCCGCTAGTCCCGGGAAACAAAATATTTGTTGGTCATGTAGTAAGCGTCACCACGCGACGTTTCCACCATTCCTTTTTTGGCATCCAAAAATACAATCTCTTTACACTTCGTGCAGTACCATTTCGTGCGCTTGTATGGAGATTCCGTCACGTAAGCCGTGCCGCATTTACAATCAATCTTCATTAATAACTCGGTTGATTTATAAGCACTGGACAGGCGTTCCAGGTTATCCTGTTGCTGTGTAGGCATAATGGTCTGCTGATAATCCGATAGATGATTCTGAACCTTAAAGTCTGCTACCAATCCTGCATTCAATCCAAAAAACTCCTTGCCGATTTCGGTCACGAAGCGCTTCTCATTTCTGTAGCAATCCAGCCACTCAATAATCTGCTTATTAGACAGTGGAACCGTACCCTTGATACCGCTGTTTAAGGTGTAGGTCATGATGTATAAAGTATCGTCTTGTCTACCTGAGTACATTAGAATCCTCCTTCGAATACATTTGCTAATGTACTACAAAAACGCGCATAAATCAAAAAATTCTTATTT of Paenibacillus sp. FSL R5-0517 contains these proteins:
- a CDS encoding thymidine kinase, producing the protein MQTGRITVITGPMFSEKSGELIRRCQKLIQFGRKKVVAYKPAEDDRFAQDEIVSRIGYRLPAHSIPRQLTPESVEMILNQTIDADVVAFDEVQFFSSAIMELVSELAYCGKHVIVDGLNMDYRGKEFGYIGGLLAMADDIEKLSAFCAVCGSPDAAFTQRIVNGEPVTLGPVVMIGDSEAYEPRCRCCFIPPHKVECSS